One region of Megalopta genalis isolate 19385.01 chromosome 15, iyMegGena1_principal, whole genome shotgun sequence genomic DNA includes:
- the LOC117228595 gene encoding putative aminopeptidase W07G4.4, translating into MAVESRWMPCQLKIETNICSCDYDGIILVAGCAPGFDEPEPFRTVLYAAAQIDSALGVIGAVLPINLPAKRLVYSPTGPLNMDYHDVRSFAEAATKGVQRALKAGVRCPLLALLPDVRFENVELVTLLGALEGLYVPLEVREICPDRCYKACQLAVWSPICSKKLQGVVKLASALESGRYVARDIGGADPERMAPPRVEEYLAELFCGSNVTMQVVSDQDTLLQEYPLFACVNRAASMIPRHAGRIIFLTYEPPNPACVLETVMLVGKGVTYDTGGVDLKIQGTMFGMSRDKCGAAACAGFMQVVNLLQPPTVKAVAALCVVRNSIGENSYVSDEVITAKSGVRVRVANTDSEGRMAMADALCHIKEMALCSVNPHIFTVATLADHAMLTVGRGYSIAMDNAVARLVSNAEKLQASGETMGDPFEISRIRREDFNFHEGLTEGDDVLQSDNKDSLKTVRGHQGPSAFLIMASGLDNHGACSCSPLKYTHIDLFGHLPKPHHLPYSGNPVLALSYCYLIQGKCLTVRNDLPYEMQYVCENECSPVCLQPCPPCPPCPVPCEVKVPCSPGTCCCNPPCDPCCLPNCYQQPPCPPCYMPANCPPCGGEPVTVVGPICKPNVQKNICG; encoded by the exons ATGGCAGTCGAGTCGAG ATGGATGCCGTGCCAGCTGAAAATCGAGACGAACATTTGCAGCTGCGACTACGATGGCATCATCCTCGTGGCAGGCTGCGCGCCGGGTTTCGACGAGCCCGAGCCGTTCAGGACCGTGCTGTACGCCGCTGCCCAGATCGATTCTGCTTTAGGCGTGATCGGCGCGGTTTTACCCATCAATCTGCCCGCGAAAAGGCTTGTTTATAGTCCCACCGGCCCGCTGAATATGGACTATCACGATGTCAGGAGCTTCGCCGAGGCAGCCACCAAAGGAGTTCAAAG AGCACTGAAGGCTGGAGTCAGATGTCCTCTACTTGCGCTCCTGCCCGACGTCCGCTTCGAAAATGTGGAGTTAGTGACACTCCTCGGAGCTCTTGAAGGCCTCTACGTG CCCCTGGAGGTGCGAGAGATATGCCCGGACCGGTGCTACAAGGCGTGCCAGTTGGCCGTCTGGAGTCCGATTTGCAGTAAGAAGCTTCAGGGTGTCGTGAAGCTGGCCTCGGCGCTCGAGAGCGGAAGATACGTCGCGAGGGACATCG GTGGAGCAGATCCAGAGAGGATGGCACCTCCTAGAGTGGAGGAGTATCTCGCAGAGCTGTTCTGCGGTTCGAACGTGACGATGCAGGTGGTGTCCGATCAGGACACGTTGCTCCAGGAGTATCCACTGTTCGCGTGCGTGAATCGAGCCGCGTCAATGATCCCCCGGCACGCGGGCAGGATTATCTTCCTAACCTACGAGCCCCCTAATCCAGCCTGCGTCCTGGAAACGGTCATGCTCGTGGGAAAGGGTGTCACTTACGACACCGGCGGCGTCGACCTCAAGATCCAGGGCACAATGTTCGGCATGTCGAGGGACAAATGTGGGGCGGCCGCGTGTGCCGGATTCATGCAG GTGGTGAATTTACTGCAGCCGCCGACGGTTAAAGCTGTGGCGGCTTTGTGCGTCGTGAGGAACAGCATCGGCGAGAATTCTTACGTTTCCGACGAGGTGATCACGGCGAAATCCGGGGTTAGGGTACGTGTCGCGAATACGGACTCCGAGGGTCGGATGGCGATGGCTGATGCCCTTTGTCACATCAAAGAAATGGCCCTGTGCTCGGTTAATCCGCACATCTTCACCGTCGCGACACTCGCTGACCATGCGATGCTCACCGTTGGCAGAGGATACTCT ATTGCTATGGATAATGCTGTGGCGCGTTTGGTCAGCAACGCGGAGAAGCTTCAAGCGTCCGGCGAGACGATGGGGGACCCTTTCGAGATATCGAGGATACGCAGGGAGGACTTCAATTTCCACGAGGGTCTAACAGAGGGTGACGACGTTCTCCAATCGGACAACAAAGACAGCTTGAAGACGGTGAGAGGACACCAGGGTCCGTCGGCTTTTCTCATCATGGCCTCTGGCCTCGACAAC CACGGCGCCTGCAGCTGTTCGCCCCTGAAGTACACGCACATCGACCTTTTCGGTCATCTGCCGAAGCCTCACCACCTGCCATACAGCGGCAACCCGGTCCTGGCGTTGTCCTATTGCTACTTGATCCAGGGCAAGTGTCTCACGGTCAGGAACGACCTGCCGTACGAGATGCAGTACGTCTGCGAGAACGAGTGCAGTCCCGTTTGCTTGCAACCCTGCCCGCCCTGTCCACCCTGTCCGGTCCCGTGCGAGGTCAAGGTCCCCTGCTCGCCTGGAACTTGCTGCTGCAATCCGCCCTGCGACCCTTGCTGCCTGCCCAATTGTTATCAGCAACCGCCTTGTCCACCCTGTTACATGCCAGCCAATTGTCCACCGTGCGGGGGCGAGCCTGTGACTGTCGTCGGACCCATCTGCAAACCGAATGTACAGAAGAACATCTGCGGTTGA